From the Leptospirales bacterium genome, one window contains:
- a CDS encoding glycosyltransferase family 2 protein: MSTPPDVSLILPTYNEAENLPILLQRLAEALKGRRYEIIVVDDNSPDRTWDAASRASQADDHIQVIRRFEERGLSSAVLTGMSAARGLCLAVMDADLQHDERILPQLIDQVLQGEADIAVGSRGAEGGDYGAWSRRRRLMSWAAAFAARLALPIKMTDPMSGYFVISREVYRETAEQINPRGFKILLEFVGRGPRWRIRETGYSFRNRIHGETKLSPSVIRNYFVALYDLRFGRLIPPSFLMYGAVGASGVLVNLIGLQLGELLGLPHLKNEILPYFGPIYLAAVLGYQLAILTNYVLNNYFTFWERRRRGWDNVSALLVFQAVSMLGFLVYLAVFHLLQANGFLLGALSEEPRRAVNAIVGTLVAMVTNYYLNISFTWKSK, from the coding sequence GTGTCTACGCCCCCCGACGTTTCGCTGATCCTGCCTACCTACAATGAAGCGGAGAATCTACCGATTCTGCTGCAGCGACTGGCAGAGGCCCTCAAAGGACGTCGCTACGAGATCATTGTTGTCGACGATAACAGTCCGGATCGCACCTGGGATGCCGCCTCTCGCGCTTCGCAGGCCGACGATCACATTCAGGTAATTCGGCGATTTGAGGAACGCGGGCTTTCGTCCGCAGTGTTAACCGGCATGTCTGCAGCTCGCGGCTTGTGTCTGGCGGTGATGGACGCCGATTTGCAGCATGATGAGCGAATTCTTCCGCAGCTGATCGACCAGGTTCTGCAGGGCGAGGCGGACATCGCTGTCGGCAGCCGCGGCGCCGAGGGCGGAGACTACGGGGCCTGGTCGCGCCGCCGACGTTTGATGAGCTGGGCGGCCGCCTTTGCCGCGCGTCTGGCCTTGCCCATCAAGATGACCGACCCGATGAGCGGCTATTTCGTCATATCGCGCGAAGTATACCGCGAGACGGCTGAACAGATCAACCCGCGCGGCTTCAAGATTTTGCTGGAATTTGTAGGGCGAGGGCCGCGCTGGCGTATCCGCGAGACCGGGTACAGCTTCCGCAATCGTATTCATGGCGAGACCAAGCTCAGTCCCTCGGTCATACGCAATTACTTTGTTGCTCTCTATGATTTACGCTTTGGCCGCCTGATTCCGCCCTCCTTCCTGATGTACGGGGCGGTCGGCGCCAGCGGGGTTCTGGTCAATCTGATCGGGTTGCAGCTGGGCGAACTGTTGGGTTTGCCGCATTTGAAAAACGAAATTTTGCCCTACTTTGGTCCGATCTATCTGGCCGCAGTCCTGGGCTACCAACTGGCAATTTTGACTAACTATGTGTTAAATAACTATTTTACTTTCTGGGAACGGCGGCGTCGCGGTTGGGACAACGTGAGTGCGCTGCTTGTATTTCAGGCGGTCAGTATGCTGGGATTTCTGGTCTATCTGGCCGTCTTCCATCTGTTGCAGGCCAATGGCTTTCTGCTGGGCGCGCTCTCCGAGGAGCCGCGTCGTGCGGTGAATGCCATCGTCGGCACCCTGGTTGCGATGGTTACCAACTACTATCTAAACATCAGCTTTACCTGGAAAAGCAAATGA
- a CDS encoding radical SAM protein: MSKAEMARYLPKLISKRNSMPLYITWFVTNRCNLFCEHCFYSAELNQPSQELSLEEVERFTATMDPFPVLLYSGGEPFMRKDLAEVTHAFYRNCQIKYLSIPTNGTFLKPTEEIASRMLELCPDATIVLNFSIDGLEPEHNRIRGSNKSFANVLRTFHHMKALKQKYKNLRTGFVCTFTATNQDTIHSLYDFLKQQGPDNISINLIRGTPKVPQTKNIDLARFKEITQRVQADLENSSLPGYDEFLAAMSHKKYDMVIRTYEDNAFQSICYASQIAGVIYPNGDVYPCELLDSSRMIGNIRDFGLDFRKLWKSQRNREIADWIVDTKCFCTHECNVHCNTAFNPKLFTQIAASAALRKARSIFVSRPAPPAGPQLQPDAALESGMALGHEHHAQAEETPVAPGSHR; encoded by the coding sequence ATGTCAAAGGCAGAAATGGCGCGCTACTTGCCGAAGTTGATCAGCAAGCGCAACAGCATGCCCTTGTACATCACCTGGTTTGTTACCAATCGCTGTAACCTGTTCTGCGAGCACTGCTTCTACAGCGCCGAATTGAATCAGCCCTCGCAGGAATTGAGCCTCGAGGAAGTCGAGCGCTTCACCGCCACCATGGACCCCTTTCCGGTCTTGCTCTACAGCGGCGGCGAGCCCTTCATGCGTAAGGATCTGGCGGAGGTCACGCACGCTTTCTACCGCAACTGTCAGATCAAATACCTCAGCATCCCCACCAACGGCACCTTTCTCAAGCCAACGGAGGAGATTGCATCGCGCATGCTGGAGCTCTGCCCGGATGCCACTATCGTTCTAAATTTTTCCATCGATGGATTGGAACCGGAGCACAACCGCATCCGCGGCTCCAACAAGTCTTTCGCCAACGTGTTGCGCACATTCCATCACATGAAGGCCCTGAAGCAAAAATACAAAAACCTGCGCACTGGCTTTGTCTGTACCTTCACTGCAACCAACCAGGACACCATTCACAGCCTCTACGATTTCTTGAAGCAGCAGGGGCCGGACAATATTTCCATTAACCTGATTCGCGGTACGCCCAAAGTGCCGCAAACCAAGAATATCGACTTAGCGCGCTTCAAGGAAATCACGCAGCGCGTTCAGGCGGACCTGGAGAATTCCTCGCTGCCCGGCTATGATGAATTTTTGGCCGCCATGTCGCACAAGAAGTACGACATGGTAATCAGGACCTATGAGGACAACGCCTTCCAATCCATCTGCTACGCTTCGCAGATTGCCGGCGTTATCTATCCCAATGGCGATGTCTACCCCTGTGAATTGCTGGATAGTTCCAGAATGATCGGGAATATTCGCGATTTTGGGCTGGACTTTCGCAAGTTGTGGAAGAGCCAGCGCAACCGTGAAATCGCCGACTGGATCGTTGATACGAAATGTTTTTGTACGCATGAGTGCAACGTACATTGCAACACCGCCTTCAATCCGAAGCTATTTACGCAAATTGCGGCCAGCGCGGCGTTGCGCAAGGCGCGCAGTATCTTTGTTTCGCGTCCCGCTCCGCCGGCCGGGCCGCAGCTGCAGCCGGACGCCGCATTGGAGTCGGGCATGGCCCTTGGCCACGAACATCACGCCCAGGCCGAAGAAACTCCGGTAGCGCCTGGCTCGCATCGCTGA
- a CDS encoding alpha/beta hydrolase has protein sequence MVKQMTSGAFQAGKLAVSAADWSAGFALQGVRQLLSASLSWGAAGLRAAAAAAEAAPGAAGLADAAEKAAQSLQQAHDSADAGLSRAIQTVGLSMRRALDAVEGADGALHRALFEDIRVSSILGRSFGGITEVSSIEASFRLAGRDVSIDELVADFQRSALPSAAICVPGLFCDETLWDGEAGAGAANASLSDEMRQAGYYPLMLRFNPGLHISENGAHLLRLMESLLQSETFRTQQLIAITYSQGGLILRSALLQSRKDGRNLHQRLQRALLAASPDGGSYIEKIGFWLGMALGAVPAPGMQAVAWVADQRSDGIKDLSHGIIRQEDWQEGGQLERYGAQRYFGELDEIDAYQVYSLTAAKGELWTAWWGDGICEEASLKAISDLAYRKRADGIERVTVLYGVSHFQLLGSEGYLQCLRRFLKSKSA, from the coding sequence ATGGTGAAACAAATGACCTCAGGCGCCTTTCAAGCCGGTAAGCTTGCCGTCAGCGCCGCAGACTGGAGCGCTGGATTTGCACTGCAGGGCGTGCGCCAACTGCTTTCAGCTTCACTGAGCTGGGGTGCTGCGGGCCTGCGCGCTGCAGCGGCGGCAGCAGAAGCGGCGCCCGGGGCCGCCGGTCTTGCCGATGCTGCCGAAAAGGCCGCGCAGTCCCTGCAGCAAGCCCATGACTCGGCCGACGCCGGTCTATCGCGCGCCATCCAGACGGTTGGCCTTTCCATGCGGCGCGCCCTGGATGCAGTGGAAGGAGCTGATGGCGCGCTGCATCGCGCGCTTTTTGAAGACATTCGCGTCTCCAGTATCCTCGGGCGGTCCTTTGGCGGCATAACCGAGGTCTCTTCGATTGAGGCATCCTTTCGACTTGCCGGCCGCGACGTTTCCATCGACGAGCTGGTCGCCGACTTTCAGCGCAGCGCATTACCGTCGGCTGCCATTTGCGTACCCGGTTTGTTTTGTGATGAAACGCTATGGGATGGAGAGGCCGGCGCCGGCGCAGCCAACGCCAGCCTCAGCGACGAAATGCGTCAGGCCGGATACTACCCGCTGATGCTTCGTTTCAATCCGGGGCTGCATATTTCCGAAAATGGGGCGCACCTGCTGCGGTTGATGGAGTCATTACTGCAATCGGAGACATTTCGTACGCAGCAACTGATTGCGATTACCTACAGTCAGGGCGGATTGATTCTGCGCAGCGCTCTGTTACAGTCCAGGAAGGATGGAAGAAATCTACACCAACGATTGCAGCGCGCGCTGCTGGCGGCCTCGCCTGATGGCGGTTCCTATATCGAAAAAATAGGCTTCTGGTTGGGCATGGCTCTGGGGGCCGTGCCAGCGCCTGGCATGCAGGCCGTCGCCTGGGTTGCCGATCAGCGCAGCGATGGCATCAAAGATCTTTCGCACGGGATCATCCGTCAGGAGGACTGGCAGGAGGGCGGGCAGCTAGAACGTTACGGCGCTCAACGCTACTTTGGCGAGCTTGATGAGATCGATGCCTACCAGGTCTACAGTCTGACCGCCGCCAAAGGCGAGCTCTGGACCGCCTGGTGGGGAGATGGCATTTGTGAAGAAGCCAGTCTCAAGGCAATCAGCGATCTGGCCTACCGGAAGCGCGCCGATGGCATAGAGCGTGTGACCGTGCTATACGGCGTATCGCACTTCCAACTGCTCGGTTCAGAAGGCTATCTGCAATGTCTGCGGCGTTTCTTGAAGTCCAAATCGGCTTAG
- a CDS encoding glycosyltransferase gives MASAKQLPKISFLIPIPPGGEYQLSLDSIRRQDYPAAKIEIVVCVGRHRSVQRNEGLNRCSGDFIFFLDNDVIIPDEKYVRKHLAMYAADPRIATIGGPSLTPASDTRLQRAFGQIFQSSFATAGIRARYMSIGERRDSNERELILCNQSMRTSAVRKAGGFNTNFHSGNEENELINRLAADGNRLIYDPDIPVYRSQRSSLRQFSNQIAKYGKSRVEHFLIKPHAFEMIFLAPLAFALYLLSLPLAMLLPVAPLWKWLYAAPLALYSALAFWSAGAALGRCQSAAVTLLTLLLYPVHHLSYALGMVYGLLRYGIFRGIYHEPERYRVDVRVFNPRNADARPL, from the coding sequence ATGGCTTCCGCTAAGCAACTACCGAAAATTAGCTTCCTGATTCCGATTCCGCCTGGCGGGGAATACCAGCTGAGTCTGGATTCCATTCGCCGCCAGGATTATCCCGCTGCGAAGATCGAAATCGTAGTGTGCGTTGGCCGCCACCGCTCGGTGCAGCGCAATGAGGGATTGAATCGCTGCAGCGGCGATTTTATTTTTTTTCTGGATAACGATGTCATCATTCCGGACGAGAAGTATGTTCGCAAGCACCTGGCCATGTACGCGGCGGACCCGCGCATCGCGACCATCGGCGGGCCATCGCTGACCCCTGCCAGCGACACGCGCCTGCAGCGGGCCTTTGGTCAGATCTTCCAATCGAGCTTTGCCACAGCGGGTATCCGCGCCCGTTACATGTCCATTGGCGAACGCCGCGACAGCAACGAGCGAGAATTGATCCTTTGCAATCAGAGCATGCGCACATCGGCGGTACGCAAGGCTGGCGGCTTCAATACAAATTTTCACTCAGGCAACGAAGAAAACGAGCTGATCAACCGCCTTGCGGCCGACGGCAATCGCCTGATTTATGATCCGGACATTCCGGTGTACCGCAGCCAGCGCAGCAGTCTTCGACAGTTCAGCAACCAGATTGCAAAGTACGGCAAGAGCAGAGTCGAACACTTCTTGATCAAACCGCACGCCTTCGAGATGATTTTTCTGGCGCCGCTTGCCTTTGCACTCTATCTGCTCAGTCTTCCGCTGGCGATGCTCCTGCCTGTAGCCCCTCTCTGGAAATGGCTCTATGCCGCTCCGCTGGCGCTCTACAGCGCACTGGCCTTCTGGTCGGCGGGCGCGGCGCTGGGACGCTGTCAGAGTGCAGCAGTGACGCTGCTGACGCTTCTGCTCTATCCAGTTCACCACCTGAGCTATGCGCTGGGCATGGTCTACGGCTTGCTTCGCTACGGAATCTTTCGCGGCATCTACCATGAACCGGAACGCTATCGCGTCGACGTGCGCGTCTTCAATCCGCGCAATGCAGACGCGCGACCGTTATGA
- a CDS encoding cyclase family protein, whose amino-acid sequence MKLYDISIDLTQSLPHWPGEKGFSIEKTHRGDVCVSEIAMGLHCGTHLDAPFHFLPQGRKLDAIPLSSFMGPARLLHIPDSPRIERAHLEGQDWTGVRRVLFRTRNSDQDWRKAPFDEGFVGLSVEGASFLAERGVELIGIDYLSIEPFGSDGTVHNILLGKEIVILEGLVLGAVPAGDYFLVAAPLKMPGAEASPTRAFLLQSDALRNAEL is encoded by the coding sequence ATGAAACTGTACGATATATCCATTGATTTGACGCAAAGTCTGCCACACTGGCCGGGCGAAAAGGGCTTTTCGATAGAAAAAACCCATCGCGGCGACGTCTGTGTAAGTGAAATCGCTATGGGGCTACATTGTGGGACGCACCTTGATGCGCCCTTTCACTTCTTGCCGCAGGGTCGTAAGCTGGACGCCATACCGCTTTCCAGTTTCATGGGGCCGGCGCGGCTGCTGCATATCCCGGATTCGCCGCGAATTGAACGCGCACACCTCGAAGGACAGGATTGGACCGGCGTGCGTCGCGTACTCTTTCGCACGCGGAATTCGGATCAGGATTGGCGCAAGGCGCCCTTTGACGAGGGCTTTGTCGGCCTCTCCGTCGAGGGGGCATCATTCCTCGCGGAGCGCGGAGTGGAGCTGATTGGCATCGATTATCTTTCCATTGAGCCCTTTGGCTCCGATGGAACCGTGCATAACATCCTGCTGGGCAAGGAAATCGTGATACTGGAAGGCCTGGTTCTTGGCGCCGTTCCGGCGGGCGATTACTTTCTGGTAGCGGCGCCGTTGAAGATGCCCGGCGCTGAAGCCTCGCCTACGCGCGCCTTCTTGTTGCAGAGTGATGCTCTACGCAACGCGGAGCTGTAA
- a CDS encoding beta-galactosidase, with protein sequence MTAQSLAYRRDLYGPILDWDRHSFKIRGRRVLLAGGEFHYWRMPDWQRWREILIRYRMGGLNCVRIYFHWGFHSPRRGVYRFDGPRDVAALLRICQELGLYVLAAPGPYICAETSGGGFPGWLLADRAVRLRHLKSHLRVSYDEAYAAACRQWFEALLPQIREFQITENSSGNLIALQIENELIQRKFIDLGLNPYMLDLMRTARQCGITAPLFHNDPWIEGSWAHPGEDRASVDLYSFDRYIIWHPRTTKPGQAARWKESDFDRAVRKEEKQLRSSGTVAANSPFFIAELQGGWFNQWGHGHGFDQIYDYYGEDYQKTLVESMLAQGMSAFSIYMYYGGTNWGTLGDPDVYSSYDYSAAIRENGYLSGRMHQLRKAILFARSFVDELCTSESFFSKAEASEMLAGARRSPAGVEFYFLRNFSNGRRSHFELRLGSMRSSGGLPPRQSFVAVAGLALGSARLLLCTMPWLARFPSAGEESWFLEWNNGELIFDQEPKETKGALRVKSEIIGSTRFWRVNFSGLGECRLRVGDRRLRLMIFSAREARSFGAEPEQGLAWQGPRGAAYLPGGALEVEAHHDCELHSYRQSRWSSSRLRGPSGPALPLHLRHVELARVDLEADLPWRSIKFPEDRNPMEHGFHSGHVCYALRFEAKDHASVRLNVRHRVWLWINHRSPGGHITYSDRAGRPGAKNGPDPAMFGGRRYDLSDALQPGVNTLYILTESLGYNRGPFGINDFRNARGLLAASLRGGREIDWRVYGRTQGEDKSPWNFSALPGEELARVANGLRWEKSREWPQLRPDDGIIWLRARFKLRRPRGLVEPLLAIVSGPQVLHLYVNDVYIGRYWSDFGPQSRFYIPDGLLRHGDNELLAGGYALKNGALDLELRPWVIDPESGNLKAQGQVYRALRSRIAFKV encoded by the coding sequence ATGACGGCGCAATCGCTTGCCTATCGCCGCGACCTCTACGGTCCTATTCTGGATTGGGATCGACACAGCTTCAAGATTCGCGGCCGCCGCGTCCTGCTGGCCGGCGGCGAATTTCATTACTGGCGAATGCCAGACTGGCAGCGCTGGCGCGAAATCCTGATTCGCTATCGCATGGGCGGCCTGAATTGCGTGCGCATCTATTTCCACTGGGGATTTCACAGTCCGCGCCGTGGAGTCTACCGCTTTGATGGACCGCGCGACGTCGCCGCACTGCTGCGCATCTGCCAGGAGCTTGGTCTGTATGTGCTGGCCGCGCCCGGTCCCTACATCTGCGCTGAAACCAGCGGCGGCGGCTTCCCCGGATGGCTGCTTGCAGATCGAGCCGTTCGCCTGCGACATCTCAAAAGCCATTTGCGCGTTTCTTACGATGAGGCCTATGCTGCCGCCTGCCGTCAGTGGTTCGAGGCTTTGCTGCCACAAATTCGTGAATTTCAAATCACCGAGAATTCCTCCGGCAACTTAATCGCCCTGCAGATTGAAAATGAGCTGATCCAGCGCAAGTTCATCGACCTCGGATTGAACCCCTACATGCTCGATCTGATGCGAACGGCGCGACAATGCGGCATTACGGCGCCGCTTTTCCACAACGACCCCTGGATCGAAGGTTCCTGGGCGCATCCTGGCGAGGACCGGGCAAGCGTCGATCTCTACAGCTTTGACCGCTATATCATCTGGCATCCGCGTACAACGAAGCCAGGTCAAGCGGCGCGGTGGAAGGAAAGCGACTTTGATCGAGCAGTACGTAAGGAAGAAAAGCAACTGCGCTCCTCCGGAACGGTCGCCGCCAATTCGCCCTTTTTCATCGCTGAACTGCAGGGCGGCTGGTTCAATCAATGGGGCCATGGCCACGGCTTCGATCAGATCTACGACTACTATGGAGAGGACTACCAGAAGACCCTGGTGGAATCGATGCTGGCCCAGGGGATGTCGGCCTTTTCCATTTATATGTACTACGGAGGAACCAACTGGGGCACGCTGGGCGATCCCGATGTCTACAGTTCTTATGACTACAGCGCCGCTATTCGCGAAAATGGCTACCTCTCGGGCCGCATGCACCAACTGCGCAAGGCCATTCTTTTCGCCCGGAGCTTCGTCGATGAGCTCTGCACCTCCGAATCCTTTTTCAGCAAGGCGGAAGCGTCGGAGATGCTGGCCGGCGCGCGCCGTTCGCCAGCCGGCGTGGAATTCTATTTTCTGCGCAACTTCTCCAACGGCCGGCGCAGCCATTTCGAATTGCGGCTTGGTTCGATGCGCAGCAGCGGCGGCCTTCCCCCGCGGCAAAGCTTTGTCGCCGTGGCCGGTCTTGCGCTAGGTTCGGCCCGACTGCTGCTTTGCACCATGCCCTGGCTGGCGCGATTTCCGTCGGCGGGCGAGGAAAGCTGGTTTCTGGAGTGGAACAACGGCGAGCTGATCTTCGATCAAGAACCGAAGGAGACGAAGGGCGCCCTGAGAGTGAAGAGCGAGATCATTGGATCTACGCGTTTCTGGCGCGTGAATTTCAGCGGCCTGGGCGAGTGTCGCCTGCGTGTTGGCGACCGCCGGCTGCGCCTGATGATCTTTTCGGCTCGCGAAGCGCGCAGCTTTGGCGCCGAACCTGAGCAAGGCCTGGCCTGGCAAGGTCCGCGCGGCGCGGCCTATCTGCCGGGAGGGGCGCTGGAAGTTGAGGCGCATCACGATTGCGAACTGCATAGCTATCGCCAGAGTCGCTGGAGCAGCAGTCGCCTGCGCGGACCGTCGGGCCCGGCGTTGCCGCTACATCTGCGTCATGTAGAGCTGGCCAGAGTTGACCTGGAAGCTGACCTGCCGTGGCGTTCCATCAAATTTCCGGAAGATCGCAATCCAATGGAACACGGCTTTCACAGCGGTCATGTCTGCTATGCCTTGCGATTTGAAGCAAAAGATCATGCCTCCGTTCGATTGAATGTCAGACACCGCGTCTGGCTCTGGATCAACCACCGCTCGCCCGGCGGCCATATTACTTACAGCGATCGCGCCGGTCGGCCCGGCGCCAAGAACGGTCCGGATCCTGCGATGTTTGGCGGACGACGCTACGATTTGAGCGACGCCCTGCAGCCAGGCGTAAATACTTTATATATACTTACGGAAAGCCTGGGCTACAATCGCGGTCCGTTTGGCATCAATGACTTTCGCAATGCCCGCGGCTTGCTTGCCGCCAGTTTGCGCGGCGGTCGGGAGATTGACTGGCGGGTCTACGGCCGGACACAGGGCGAGGATAAGTCGCCCTGGAACTTCTCAGCCCTGCCCGGCGAGGAGCTGGCGCGCGTGGCGAACGGCCTGCGCTGGGAAAAGAGTCGTGAATGGCCGCAGCTGCGCCCGGACGATGGAATCATCTGGCTGCGCGCCCGCTTCAAGCTTCGTCGTCCGCGGGGACTTGTAGAGCCGCTGCTGGCAATCGTCAGCGGACCGCAGGTCCTGCATCTCTATGTCAACGATGTCTACATTGGGCGCTACTGGTCTGACTTTGGACCACAGAGTCGCTTCTACATCCCAGACGGACTGCTCCGTCATGGGGACAACGAACTCTTAGCTGGCGGCTATGCGTTGAAAAATGGCGCATTGGACCTTGAGCTCAGACCCTGGGTCATCGACCCAGAAAGCGGCAATCTCAAGGCCCAGGGGCAGGTATATCGCGCCCTTCGCTCCAGAATTGCATTCAAAGTCTGA
- the gorA gene encoding glutathione-disulfide reductase, which translates to MQTEFDFLVLGGGSGGIAAARRAASYGARVALIERQRLGGTCVNVGCVPKKVMWNAAQLQEAMIEAQAYGFRLQQPWLDFSALKQSRDAYVARLNEIYRSNLLKDGIEIVEASARFVAPGVVEAGQRQLRAPHILIAVGAKPERPELKGAELGESSDDFFTWTELPKSLMVVGAGYIAVELAGALQALGVKVTLLTRGEFPLRHFDAMLGAELAAEYRRKGMQLEGSFTPLRLWRDGGELRLESNSGKVYGAEKLLWAIGRRPNTSGLGLETIGLQCDPKGGIAVDAFQNAQSAGVYAVGDVTNGPALTPVAIAAGRRLADRLFGGQSDARLEYDLIPTVVFSDPPIGAVGLSEQEALAKYGAATVYESRFINMYYALQSEKPVTRMKLICCGDEQRVVGLQVIGRGADEMTQGFAVALRMGARKVDFDRTIAIHPTAAEEFVTMRNARS; encoded by the coding sequence ATGCAAACCGAGTTTGATTTTCTGGTACTGGGCGGCGGAAGCGGCGGAATTGCCGCCGCCCGCCGCGCAGCCTCCTATGGCGCGCGTGTGGCCTTGATTGAAAGACAGCGCCTGGGCGGAACCTGCGTGAATGTCGGCTGTGTTCCAAAGAAGGTAATGTGGAATGCGGCTCAGCTGCAAGAGGCCATGATTGAAGCGCAAGCCTATGGCTTTCGGCTGCAGCAGCCGTGGCTGGATTTCTCCGCCCTCAAGCAGTCGCGCGATGCCTATGTTGCGCGCTTGAATGAAATTTACCGCAGCAACCTGTTGAAAGATGGCATCGAAATTGTCGAGGCCTCCGCTCGCTTTGTTGCTCCGGGCGTTGTGGAAGCTGGACAGCGCCAGCTGCGAGCGCCGCACATTCTGATTGCCGTTGGCGCGAAGCCTGAGCGGCCGGAGCTGAAGGGCGCTGAACTGGGCGAAAGCTCCGATGACTTCTTTACCTGGACCGAATTGCCGAAATCGCTGATGGTCGTTGGCGCAGGCTACATTGCCGTAGAGCTTGCCGGCGCTCTGCAAGCGCTGGGCGTAAAGGTTACGCTGCTGACGCGCGGCGAATTTCCACTGCGCCATTTTGATGCAATGCTTGGCGCCGAGCTGGCCGCCGAGTACCGCCGAAAAGGGATGCAGCTCGAGGGATCCTTTACTCCGCTGCGGCTTTGGCGCGACGGCGGCGAGCTGCGGCTCGAATCAAATTCAGGCAAGGTCTATGGCGCAGAGAAATTGCTGTGGGCCATTGGCCGTCGGCCAAATACCTCCGGCCTTGGGCTGGAAACCATTGGCCTGCAGTGCGACCCAAAGGGCGGCATTGCTGTCGATGCCTTCCAGAACGCGCAAAGCGCTGGCGTCTACGCCGTTGGCGATGTAACCAACGGACCCGCGCTGACGCCGGTGGCGATAGCCGCCGGTCGCCGCCTTGCCGATCGACTCTTTGGAGGCCAGAGCGACGCACGACTGGAGTACGATCTGATTCCGACAGTTGTATTCAGCGATCCGCCAATTGGCGCGGTTGGCCTGAGCGAGCAAGAGGCGCTGGCAAAGTACGGGGCGGCGACGGTCTACGAATCGCGCTTTATCAACATGTACTACGCCCTGCAGAGCGAAAAGCCGGTTACTCGAATGAAACTGATTTGCTGCGGAGACGAACAACGCGTTGTCGGACTGCAGGTCATTGGCCGCGGCGCCGATGAAATGACGCAAGGTTTTGCCGTCGCCCTGCGCATGGGCGCACGCAAAGTTGACTTCGACCGCACCATTGCCATTCATCCTACGGCGGCAGAGGAATTTGTCACCATGCGCAATGCCCGCAGCTGA
- a CDS encoding cysteine rich repeat-containing protein, with translation MKSKNLWFSAALLLLAVAAAGAQPGQGQRQGPCAADRQQFCADVQPGQGRIAACLREHQGQLSAQCKQRLQRRMSEIRSRVQGAHRACRQDIQTHCAGIQRGQGRIFQCLKQNEASLSAACKQALAPRNTPASDPIPEPIEPSED, from the coding sequence ATGAAATCTAAAAATCTATGGTTTTCTGCAGCGCTGCTGCTGCTGGCAGTCGCTGCGGCGGGCGCCCAGCCCGGACAGGGCCAAAGACAGGGTCCCTGTGCTGCCGATCGGCAGCAATTCTGCGCCGATGTACAGCCCGGGCAAGGCCGTATTGCTGCCTGCCTGCGCGAGCATCAGGGACAGCTTTCCGCTCAATGCAAACAACGACTTCAGCGGCGGATGAGCGAGATTCGTTCTCGGGTGCAGGGCGCTCATCGCGCCTGCCGTCAGGACATACAGACGCACTGTGCTGGCATCCAGCGCGGTCAGGGACGTATCTTCCAGTGCTTGAAGCAAAATGAGGCCAGCTTGAGCGCGGCCTGCAAGCAGGCTCTGGCGCCGCGTAACACGCCCGCCAGCGATCCGATTCCGGAGCCAATTGAGCCAAGCGAAGACTGA